One window of Centropristis striata isolate RG_2023a ecotype Rhode Island chromosome 21, C.striata_1.0, whole genome shotgun sequence genomic DNA carries:
- the kcnj12a gene encoding ATP-sensitive inward rectifier potassium channel 12, which produces MHGMNGFGNGKIHTRRKCRNRFVKKNGQCNVQFANMEEKSQRYMADIFTTCVDIRWRWMLVVFTLVFVVSWLAFGLAFWLIALLHGDLDNPAGDDNFTPCVLQVNGFVAAFLFSIETQSTIGYGYRCVTEECPVAVFMVVFQSIVGCIIDCFMIGAIMAKMARPKKRAQTLLFSHNAVIAMRDGKLCLMWRVGNLRKSHIVEAHVRAQLIKPRITDEGEYIPLDQIDINVGFDKGLDRIFLVSPITILHEIDEESPLFGISKQDLETADFEIVVILEGMVEATAMTTQARSSYLASEVLWGHRFEPVLFEEKNLYKVDYSHFHKTYEVPSTPRCSAKDMVENKFLVPSSNSFCYENELAFLSRDDEEEDVGGGSRALANLSPDRNSRHEFERLQATRSLDQRSYRRESEI; this is translated from the coding sequence ATGCATGGCATGAACGGCTTTGGCAATGGCAAGATCCACACACGCCGCAAGTGCCGCAACCGCTTCGTCAAAAAAAATGGCCAGTGCAATGTGCAGTTTGCCAATATGGAAGAAAAGTCGCAGCGCTACATGGCCGACATATTCACCACGTGTGTCGATATTCGCTGGCGGTGGATGCTGGTAGTCTTCACTCTCGTGTTTGTCGTCTCCTGGCTAGCCTTCGGTTTGGCCTTTTGGCTCATTGCTTTGCTGCATGGAGATCTGGATAACCCTGCCGGAGATGACAACTTCACTCCATGTGTCCTACAGGTCAATGGATTTGTGGCTGCCTTTCTATTCTCCATTGAAACACAGTCTACGATAGGTTATGGCTACCGCTGTGTCACTGAAGAGTGCCCAGTAGCTGTCTTCATGGTGGTCTTTCAGTCCATAGTGGGCTGCATAATTGACTGCTTTATGATTGGCGCCATTATGGCCAAGATGGCGAGGCCTAAGAAGCGAGCACAAACACTGTTGTTTAGCCACAATGCTGTCATTGCCATGCGGGATGGAAAGCTATGCCTCATGTGGAGGGTGGGCAACCTTCGCAAGAGCCACATTGTAGAGGCCCATGTCAGGGCGCAGCTCATAAAACCTCGGATCACTGATGAGGGCGAATATATTCCTCTAGACCAGATAGACATTAACGTGGGCTTTGATAAAGGCCTGGACAGGATTTTCTTGGTTTCACCCATCACTATTCTCCATGAGATTGATGAGGAGAGTCCCCTATTTGGGATCAGCAAGCAGGACTTGGAGACAGCAGACTTTGAGATTGTCGTCATCTTGGAGGGGATGGTTGAAGCGACCGCCATGACCACGCAGGCTCGCAGCTCTTACTTGGCCTCTGAGGTCCTTTGGGGTCACCGTTTTGAGCCAGTCTTGTTTGAGGAGAAGAACCTGTACAAGGTGGATTACTCTCACTTTCACAAAACCTATGAGGTGCCGTCCACCCCCCGCTGCAGTGCCAAGGACATGGTGGAGAACAAGTTCTTAGTCCCCAGCTCTAACTCTTTCTGCTATGAGAATGAGCTGGCCTTCCTTAGCCGTGAtgacgaggaggaggatgtaGGTGGTGGGAGCAGAGCCCTGGCGAATCTCAGTCCAGACCGGAACAGCCGACATGAGTTTGAACGCTTACAGGCCACCAGATCGTTGGATCAAAGGTCATATCGCAGAGAGTCGGAAATATGA